A window of Sutcliffiella cohnii contains these coding sequences:
- a CDS encoding dicarboxylate/amino acid:cation symporter translates to MKKLSLTSKILIGLALGIVVGLILNLFASDILFSRIDTWFFTPLGKIFLNLITMLVVPIVLISITLGVVNLGDTKKLGRIGFKTVVFFMVTTSIAITIGLTLATIIKPGNFGTFNSEDLPPYEVTEAPAVVDTLLNIIPTNPIQAMATGNLLQIIAFSILLGLAINVLGDKAAGIKSLFEQANEVVMWLVHFIIKFAPYGAFGLIASAIGKMGLDAFKAMFGYFIVVVLALFIHLFVTYGSAIAVLGKTSPITFFKNFAPAMSVAFSTSSSNATLPISMDTAQEKLGVPKHISSFVQPLGATINMDGTAIMQGVATVFIAQVFAESLTVMQLVTVVAVAVVASIGTAGVPGVGLILLAMVLGSVGLPVEGIALILGVDRLLDMLRTSVNITGDAACAYIVAKTEGEDMTIPDEK, encoded by the coding sequence ATGAAGAAGTTATCCTTAACATCCAAAATATTAATAGGTCTCGCTCTAGGTATAGTAGTTGGGCTAATATTAAACCTATTTGCATCAGATATATTATTTTCAAGAATTGATACTTGGTTTTTTACTCCGCTAGGTAAGATTTTTCTTAATTTAATTACGATGCTTGTTGTACCTATCGTTCTTATCTCGATTACGTTAGGTGTTGTTAATTTAGGTGATACGAAAAAACTTGGACGAATTGGTTTCAAGACAGTAGTATTTTTTATGGTTACGACAAGTATCGCAATTACAATTGGGTTAACGCTAGCAACAATTATTAAGCCTGGTAATTTTGGTACTTTTAACAGTGAAGACTTACCACCATACGAGGTGACGGAAGCACCAGCTGTAGTTGATACGTTACTTAACATTATTCCAACGAACCCAATTCAAGCGATGGCTACAGGGAATTTACTACAAATTATTGCATTCTCCATTTTATTAGGGCTAGCAATCAATGTGTTAGGCGATAAAGCAGCTGGGATTAAATCTTTATTCGAACAAGCTAATGAAGTAGTAATGTGGCTTGTCCACTTCATTATAAAATTTGCTCCATACGGGGCGTTCGGACTAATCGCATCTGCAATAGGAAAAATGGGGCTAGATGCTTTTAAAGCGATGTTTGGATATTTCATTGTAGTTGTTTTAGCACTTTTTATTCATTTATTTGTCACGTACGGTTCCGCCATAGCGGTACTTGGGAAAACAAGTCCAATTACGTTCTTCAAAAACTTTGCACCGGCAATGAGTGTTGCCTTTAGTACATCTAGTAGTAATGCAACACTTCCTATCTCTATGGATACGGCACAAGAAAAATTAGGTGTGCCAAAGCATATAAGTAGTTTCGTTCAACCTCTAGGGGCGACGATTAATATGGACGGGACAGCAATTATGCAAGGTGTCGCAACCGTATTTATTGCACAAGTTTTTGCAGAAAGTTTGACTGTCATGCAGCTAGTAACAGTTGTTGCTGTAGCTGTTGTCGCAAGTATCGGAACTGCAGGAGTTCCAGGTGTCGGGCTTATCCTATTAGCGATGGTTTTAGGATCGGTTGGCTTACCAGTCGAAGGAATTGCCTTAATTCTGGGAGTGGACCGTCTACTAGATATGCTTCGTACGTCTGTTAACATTACTGGTGATGCAGCATGTGCATACATCGTAGCAAAAACAGAGGGAGAAGATATGACCATCCCCGATGAAAAATAA
- the mscL gene encoding large-conductance mechanosensitive channel protein MscL, producing MLKDFKQFALKGNVVDLAVGVIIGSAFGNIVSSLVSDIMMPLLGIVLGGVNLTNQSFQIGQAIIQYGAFIQTVIDFLIISLSIFFVIRVIQRLRNKEQQKKQTPSPSQEAILLTEIRDIMKNENKTEKPNKMKIHIK from the coding sequence ATGCTTAAAGACTTTAAACAGTTTGCTTTGAAAGGTAATGTTGTAGATTTAGCAGTAGGGGTTATTATCGGTAGTGCATTTGGAAATATCGTTTCTTCTTTAGTAAGTGATATTATGATGCCATTATTAGGTATCGTGTTAGGAGGAGTAAACTTAACTAATCAAAGCTTTCAAATTGGCCAAGCTATTATTCAATACGGGGCATTTATCCAAACAGTAATTGATTTTCTAATCATTTCACTTTCTATCTTTTTCGTTATAAGAGTCATCCAACGACTAAGAAACAAAGAACAACAAAAGAAACAAACACCTTCCCCCTCACAAGAAGCAATTCTACTTACAGAAATAAGAGACATAATGAAAAACGAAAACAAAACCGAAAAACCCAATAAAATGAAAATACATATTAAGTAG
- a CDS encoding transglycosylase domain-containing protein, with protein MASRLERKKKKGFNIKFVLLLVGIFTLILLVGMQFHINTRDVSALLQPLPQSTIVYDRNGDIASKFSSNQVEGVNENEIADVMKLAIVAVEDQRFYEHDGFDLIGTLRAALKNVKERNVVQGGSTITQQLVKNVFLTNEKTFKRKSDEFFLAKKVEQEYTKSEILSLYLNQIYFGEGAWGIKKAAQVYFGKEPIDLSIAEAATLAGLVKAPSALSPIKNKDGAIERRNVVLQLMHNQGFISDSQFEEAKNEKLEIEERKIDEYRGKYASYIDHIVTEAMNLYGLTENELLSGGYHIYTEMDQSVQQTLENLYSEVSNFPVTPDGNVPESAGILLHAETAGVLGLVGGRDYQFRHLNRATSIKRQPGSIVKPLFVYTPALENGYEPHHMLNDTPININGYSPQNHTRSYQGEVSMYNAVIHSYNIPAVSLLHEMGIKYGIDAASRFNIPITDDDHHLSSLALGGFSKGVAPIHMAEAYTTFANKGVKTNAHAISKIVDRNGKTVATFEGEKKQIISEEVSQKMTFMLKGAVEEGGGRNASIVGREVAGKTGSTQVNFDGVPNAIQDQWFVGYTPEVVGAFWIGFDRTDESHYVPVVAGAGNTAATLFSKTISLGLQDLPSTSFSLGSYLKAPPVKKVDNNKKEQKKQKKTPPGQKKKEEKKKNKKNKKGKKKDD; from the coding sequence ATGGCTTCAAGATTGGAACGAAAAAAGAAAAAAGGGTTTAATATAAAGTTTGTTCTTTTACTTGTAGGTATTTTTACTCTAATTCTTTTAGTTGGAATGCAGTTTCACATTAATACGAGAGATGTAAGTGCCTTACTACAACCGTTACCTCAATCAACAATCGTTTATGACCGTAATGGTGATATAGCTAGTAAGTTTTCTTCTAATCAAGTGGAAGGTGTGAACGAAAACGAAATAGCGGATGTTATGAAATTAGCGATAGTTGCCGTCGAGGACCAACGTTTCTATGAGCATGATGGTTTCGATTTAATCGGTACTTTACGTGCAGCATTAAAAAATGTAAAAGAGCGAAATGTTGTGCAAGGTGGAAGTACAATTACACAACAATTGGTGAAAAATGTGTTTCTCACCAATGAAAAAACGTTCAAACGAAAATCAGATGAATTTTTCTTAGCTAAAAAAGTAGAGCAAGAATATACGAAAAGTGAAATATTAAGTTTGTACTTAAATCAAATATACTTTGGTGAAGGTGCTTGGGGAATAAAAAAAGCGGCTCAAGTATATTTTGGGAAAGAACCGATAGACCTCTCAATAGCGGAGGCTGCTACGTTAGCAGGTTTAGTGAAAGCTCCTTCTGCGCTTTCCCCAATTAAAAATAAAGACGGGGCAATAGAGCGAAGAAATGTTGTATTACAATTAATGCATAATCAAGGCTTTATTTCAGATAGTCAATTTGAAGAAGCTAAAAACGAAAAACTTGAAATAGAAGAGAGAAAGATAGACGAATATCGAGGGAAATATGCTAGTTATATCGACCATATCGTAACAGAAGCAATGAATCTTTATGGTTTAACAGAAAATGAGTTGCTTTCTGGAGGCTATCATATTTATACAGAAATGGATCAAAGTGTGCAACAAACTCTCGAAAATCTGTATTCAGAAGTGTCTAACTTTCCGGTGACTCCAGATGGTAACGTTCCTGAGAGCGCAGGTATTCTCTTACATGCTGAAACAGCTGGAGTTTTAGGTTTAGTTGGCGGGAGAGACTATCAATTTCGACATTTGAATCGTGCGACAAGTATTAAACGTCAACCAGGTTCAATCGTTAAGCCACTGTTTGTGTATACACCAGCACTTGAAAATGGCTATGAGCCTCATCATATGTTAAACGATACGCCAATTAATATTAATGGGTATTCCCCTCAAAATCATACGAGGTCGTATCAAGGAGAAGTATCGATGTACAATGCAGTCATTCATTCATACAACATTCCGGCCGTTTCGCTTTTACATGAAATGGGGATAAAATATGGAATTGATGCAGCTAGTCGCTTTAATATTCCTATTACGGATGATGATCATCACTTAAGTAGTTTGGCATTAGGTGGATTTTCAAAAGGTGTAGCACCAATTCACATGGCAGAGGCGTACACTACATTTGCTAATAAAGGTGTTAAAACAAACGCACATGCGATATCAAAAATAGTCGATCGTAACGGAAAAACAGTAGCGACATTCGAAGGAGAAAAGAAACAAATTATCTCAGAAGAAGTGTCACAAAAAATGACGTTTATGTTAAAAGGTGCGGTCGAAGAAGGTGGAGGTAGAAATGCTTCTATCGTTGGTAGAGAAGTAGCTGGAAAGACTGGCTCAACTCAAGTGAACTTTGATGGGGTTCCAAATGCTATTCAAGATCAATGGTTTGTAGGGTATACTCCAGAAGTAGTTGGAGCGTTTTGGATTGGGTTTGATAGGACAGATGAGTCACATTACGTACCAGTTGTTGCAGGAGCGGGAAATACTGCTGCTACTCTTTTCTCCAAAACAATTTCACTTGGACTTCAAGATTTACCATCTACGAGTTTTAGTCTCGGGTCTTATTTAAAAGCACCACCAGTGAAAAAGGTGGATAATAATAAAAAAGAACAAAAAAAGCAAAAGAAAACTCCACCGGGACAAAAAAAGAAGGAAGAAAAGAAGAAAAATAAAAAGAACAAAAAGGGTAAAAAGAAAGATGATTAA
- a CDS encoding YbjQ family protein, whose amino-acid sequence MIIVTTDFVPGKEVKELKGFVRGSTVQSKHVGKDILAGLKTIVGGEIKAYSEMMNEARQKAIGRMVEDAKGKGANAIITVRLETSNVMANASEIIAYGTAVYVE is encoded by the coding sequence ATGATTATAGTGACTACTGATTTTGTACCTGGTAAGGAAGTTAAGGAATTAAAGGGATTCGTAAGAGGAAGTACCGTTCAATCCAAACATGTTGGGAAAGATATTTTAGCTGGGTTAAAAACGATTGTTGGCGGAGAAATTAAAGCGTACTCTGAAATGATGAATGAAGCAAGGCAAAAAGCTATTGGAAGAATGGTAGAAGACGCAAAAGGAAAAGGTGCTAATGCTATCATTACAGTTCGTTTAGAAACATCAAATGTTATGGCAAATGCATCAGAAATTATTGCATATGGAACAGCTGTATACGTAGAGTAG
- a CDS encoding cell wall hydrolase — protein MLAEAIGEGAEGMDLVGTVVANRVEADCAPDFLNLRNIRHAIYQTIPGTGIPHFEPVLNGALYTQRPTEEDLQRARNLLLGHRNPRARLNLWFFNPSPGKTYREPCTPTMPRSPMTQFDFAHKNHCFYVAVPGYCPEFYNR, from the coding sequence ATGTTGGCGGAGGCGATCGGTGAAGGAGCCGAAGGGATGGACTTGGTAGGAACGGTTGTGGCCAATCGAGTCGAGGCAGACTGTGCACCGGACTTCCTAAATTTACGCAATATTAGACATGCAATCTATCAAACTATCCCAGGAACTGGAATCCCTCACTTCGAACCTGTTTTAAATGGAGCGTTGTATACACAGCGGCCCACAGAAGAAGATCTTCAAAGGGCAAGGAATTTACTTCTTGGTCATAGAAATCCTCGTGCGAGATTGAATTTATGGTTTTTTAATCCGAGTCCGGGGAAAACATACCGTGAACCTTGTACCCCCACGATGCCAAGATCCCCTATGACGCAATTCGATTTTGCGCATAAGAATCATTGCTTCTATGTCGCTGTACCGGGCTACTGCCCAGAGTTTTATAATAGATAA
- the gerQ gene encoding spore coat protein GerQ, with product MQTSPAQQQLGGFPAGMPSGPAYSVPVMPMGTGQLLGTRVVEESFIENILRFNKGKVGTFYFTYQGNTEWNARVYRGRIETAGRDHIIISDPASGKRFLLMMANLDWVEFDERINYPHTEISPEVTLDTTQ from the coding sequence ATGCAGACTAGTCCTGCACAACAACAACTAGGTGGCTTTCCGGCGGGAATGCCTTCTGGACCAGCTTATTCTGTGCCAGTAATGCCGATGGGGACAGGGCAGCTGCTAGGAACACGGGTAGTGGAAGAATCGTTTATCGAAAATATTTTGCGCTTCAATAAAGGAAAGGTTGGTACATTCTATTTTACTTACCAAGGTAACACAGAATGGAATGCAAGGGTTTACCGTGGGCGCATTGAAACGGCTGGTCGTGACCATATCATCATTAGCGATCCAGCAAGCGGCAAACGATTCCTGCTTATGATGGCAAATCTCGACTGGGTAGAATTTGACGAGCGAATTAACTATCCTCATACAGAAATTAGTCCTGAAGTAACATTGGATACAACTCAGTGA
- a CDS encoding efflux RND transporter permease subunit, which produces MKFIKMIVQRKILVGLLTVLVLLIGTYSLQKLDKELFPPIDFDGAYIVIYADDMQSIEVERSITSPLENSIMAIDGVDSVSSTSNIGVSSINVFFERGSGDEVYNELETIVSSTTANITGIRDVVTGKYSTNQPYDFFMDVSGGDLEEMTVFAQEILEPRLEDLKEVSDVLLTGIQEHEIIIEFKQEKLLSEGMVISDVIGFIQQNNSEATLGTIKEEQDSPSLRWNTKFENVEDIRSMKLPSLNGFVELGDVSTITLMPKENSSDVWKNGKKDFIFVQVGRVANVTQIDMANAVREEVKKIEEEGLVKGFDVNFIVSQADYVQESIDGVSNNILIGGILAVIILLLFLRNLRATFIVGISIPTSILLTFICMWLLDYSLNILTLIGLGLGIGMMVDSAIVILESIYRKREQGLKKLDAVLEGVKEVATAVIASMLTTIVVFLPIGLLGGELGQFMIILSVVVAVTLISSVVVSFTLIPALAEKFLKLKKKKAVKKEGKLLQTYSKLVSWTVKKTRNSIAVIGIFFLMFVGSLFLVTKIPMTIMPDVFNRYAELVISMESGITPEEKQTVVEEINERLSSITDVESNYIIDDGTYIFAIINMTKDKNITREQKEVNEEIFRSLRELTETQPIVGVQSSMDAGGASPVQVNIKGDDFEQLQSLADKFIQELEAIDGVVGISHSAERTSIEEVIELNENAIEEAGLTNFQIRQMIEQAFLHFPIGEVTVNNETLPLIVTWEERINRKADLLNLEIPTNDGTSKLSEFIQLKSVNMPNAITHIDGERYISISADMEGKDLGSINREVQNVIQKFETPVGYTVAAAGDLEQQQELMVEMMMILGLAIFLVYLVMAVQFNHLIQPIIVMSIIPMTIVGVILGLVLTQRELSIMSAMGIIMLIGIVLNNAILLIDRTNQLRNQGEEIENALIEAGKNRIRPIFMTTLTTAGGMLPLALASGTSGNYQAPMATVIISGLLFATFITLLLIPAVCKLFSTVGKVGKKMFKKKNRSNKDESSEINI; this is translated from the coding sequence ATGAAATTTATTAAAATGATTGTTCAACGAAAAATTCTAGTCGGCTTGTTAACGGTGCTTGTGCTATTAATTGGCACGTATTCTTTGCAAAAGCTAGATAAAGAGTTATTTCCACCAATAGATTTTGATGGAGCATACATTGTCATTTATGCCGATGATATGCAATCCATTGAAGTGGAGCGCTCTATCACTAGTCCGCTTGAGAACAGCATTATGGCAATCGATGGTGTTGATAGCGTTAGCTCAACTTCCAATATAGGTGTGAGTAGTATTAATGTGTTTTTTGAGCGTGGCAGTGGAGATGAGGTATATAACGAACTAGAAACCATCGTAAGTAGTACTACCGCTAATATAACAGGTATTCGTGATGTGGTTACAGGTAAATATAGTACAAATCAACCGTACGATTTCTTTATGGATGTGTCTGGTGGCGACCTGGAAGAAATGACGGTTTTTGCACAAGAAATATTAGAGCCAAGATTAGAAGATTTAAAAGAAGTTTCCGATGTTTTATTAACCGGAATTCAAGAACATGAAATAATAATAGAGTTTAAACAAGAAAAATTACTTAGTGAAGGAATGGTAATTTCCGATGTAATCGGTTTTATTCAACAAAATAATAGTGAAGCAACACTTGGAACGATAAAAGAAGAACAAGATTCACCGTCTCTTCGTTGGAACACAAAGTTTGAAAATGTGGAAGATATAAGAAGTATGAAGCTTCCGTCTTTAAATGGCTTTGTAGAACTAGGAGATGTAAGTACAATTACTTTAATGCCTAAAGAAAACTCCTCTGACGTTTGGAAAAATGGAAAGAAAGATTTTATTTTTGTGCAAGTCGGAAGAGTAGCTAATGTTACTCAAATTGACATGGCGAATGCAGTTCGAGAAGAAGTAAAGAAAATTGAAGAAGAAGGATTGGTAAAAGGCTTCGACGTCAATTTTATTGTTTCTCAAGCTGATTACGTACAAGAATCAATTGATGGAGTTTCAAACAATATTTTAATAGGTGGAATACTTGCAGTTATTATTTTACTATTGTTCCTACGAAATTTACGTGCAACATTCATTGTAGGTATTTCCATTCCAACATCAATCCTATTAACATTTATTTGTATGTGGCTACTTGATTACAGCTTAAACATTTTAACACTTATAGGCTTAGGTTTAGGGATAGGGATGATGGTGGACTCGGCTATCGTCATTTTAGAATCAATATATCGTAAAAGGGAACAAGGTTTAAAAAAATTAGATGCTGTATTAGAAGGAGTAAAAGAAGTTGCAACGGCTGTTATTGCATCTATGTTAACGACGATAGTAGTGTTTTTGCCAATTGGCTTACTCGGCGGAGAGTTAGGCCAGTTTATGATCATACTGTCCGTAGTAGTTGCGGTAACATTAATTAGTTCCGTTGTCGTTTCATTTACTTTAATTCCAGCACTTGCGGAAAAATTTTTAAAGCTAAAAAAGAAAAAGGCAGTAAAAAAAGAAGGGAAACTGCTACAAACATACAGTAAACTCGTTTCTTGGACTGTAAAGAAAACGAGAAATAGTATCGCTGTTATCGGCATATTTTTTCTAATGTTCGTTGGTTCTCTTTTTTTAGTAACAAAAATACCGATGACTATTATGCCTGACGTATTTAATCGTTATGCAGAATTAGTTATTTCAATGGAATCAGGAATAACCCCTGAAGAAAAACAAACTGTAGTAGAAGAAATAAATGAAAGACTTAGTTCGATTACGGATGTGGAATCCAACTATATAATAGACGATGGAACGTATATTTTTGCAATCATTAACATGACAAAGGATAAAAACATTACAAGAGAGCAAAAGGAAGTAAATGAGGAAATCTTTCGCTCCCTTCGTGAGCTTACAGAAACTCAACCAATTGTTGGAGTGCAAAGTTCGATGGATGCAGGAGGTGCGTCACCTGTCCAAGTTAATATTAAAGGAGACGACTTTGAACAATTACAATCGTTAGCGGATAAGTTTATACAAGAGCTAGAAGCTATAGATGGAGTTGTTGGAATCTCCCATTCCGCAGAAAGAACATCTATTGAAGAAGTAATAGAGTTAAACGAGAACGCGATAGAAGAGGCAGGCCTAACGAATTTTCAAATTAGACAAATGATCGAGCAAGCTTTTCTGCATTTTCCAATCGGAGAGGTTACAGTTAATAACGAAACGCTTCCCTTAATCGTAACATGGGAGGAGCGAATAAACAGAAAAGCTGATTTATTGAACCTGGAAATTCCAACGAACGACGGAACAAGTAAACTATCTGAGTTTATTCAATTAAAAAGTGTAAACATGCCGAATGCAATTACTCATATAGATGGCGAGCGATATATTTCTATTTCTGCAGACATGGAAGGAAAAGATTTAGGATCTATTAATAGAGAAGTTCAAAATGTCATTCAAAAATTTGAAACACCTGTTGGATATACGGTTGCGGCAGCTGGTGATTTAGAACAGCAGCAGGAATTAATGGTAGAAATGATGATGATCTTAGGGTTAGCAATTTTCTTAGTGTATTTAGTGATGGCTGTGCAGTTTAATCATTTAATCCAACCTATTATTGTCATGTCAATCATACCGATGACGATAGTTGGAGTAATTTTAGGCTTAGTTCTAACCCAAAGAGAGCTAAGTATCATGTCAGCGATGGGTATCATTATGTTAATTGGAATTGTATTGAATAATGCAATCTTATTAATCGACCGGACTAACCAACTTCGTAATCAAGGTGAGGAAATTGAAAATGCCTTAATAGAAGCCGGGAAAAACCGTATTCGACCAATCTTTATGACAACATTAACGACAGCTGGTGGAATGTTACCTTTAGCGTTAGCTTCAGGAACATCAGGTAACTACCAAGCACCAATGGCAACCGTTATCATATCAGGCCTACTATTTGCAACCTTTATCACACTCCTACTCATCCCAGCCGTTTGCAAACTATTCTCTACTGTCGGGAAAGTAGGAAAGAAAATGTTTAAGAAAAAAAACCGAAGTAATAAAGATGAAAGCAGCGAAATAAATATTTAA
- the tenA gene encoding thiaminase II, which yields MKFSQIIRKEADHIWEASFQHPFVTGIADGTLSLESFKYYVMQDAYYLSHFAKVQAYGGGKAFDLQTTARLAAHAQGTYEAELSLHENFSKRLGISEEEHKNFQPAPTAYAYTSHMYRAVLTGGLGEVIAALLPCYWLYYEIGERLQGSTPEEPIYQEWIAAYGGDWFRQLVEEQIDRLDELAEKATEGEKERMKEYFLLSSQYEYSFWQMAYTLERWPVQAKVKQ from the coding sequence ATGAAATTTTCACAAATAATTAGAAAAGAAGCAGATCATATATGGGAGGCAAGCTTTCAACATCCATTTGTTACAGGAATTGCTGATGGAACACTTTCCTTGGAAAGCTTTAAATATTACGTAATGCAAGATGCATATTATTTAAGTCACTTTGCAAAAGTTCAAGCATACGGAGGGGGGAAAGCATTTGACCTTCAAACAACTGCTAGACTTGCTGCACACGCACAAGGAACGTATGAAGCTGAACTGTCACTACATGAAAATTTTTCAAAACGTCTAGGAATTTCGGAAGAAGAACATAAAAACTTCCAACCAGCACCAACTGCTTACGCATACACATCCCATATGTACCGTGCAGTTTTAACTGGTGGATTAGGAGAAGTAATCGCAGCGTTATTACCGTGTTACTGGTTATACTATGAAATTGGTGAAAGGTTACAAGGTTCAACTCCTGAAGAACCAATCTATCAAGAATGGATTGCCGCCTACGGAGGGGACTGGTTCCGTCAATTAGTAGAAGAGCAAATTGATAGATTAGATGAATTAGCGGAAAAGGCAACAGAGGGAGAAAAAGAAAGAATGAAAGAGTATTTCCTGTTGAGTAGCCAATATGAATATTCGTTTTGGCAAATGGCTTACACATTAGAACGTTGGCCAGTTCAAGCGAAAGTAAAGCAGTAG
- a CDS encoding ECF transporter S component — MKKNLKLTDILVTILISIVFGIVYKIWGPVSGVMSSFGLHIDELVYGMWFIAAAVAYLIIRKAGVAFLAEVAAASGELLMGSEYGVIVLVYGIVQGLFAEAVFASFRYKRFDLLVVSLAGASSAVGSLLLDLFRGYLLDLVWWSVTLKVFFRIVGGIFFTGFVAYALVKALEKTGVTKLLRPASKEDYESLSK; from the coding sequence ATGAAAAAAAATTTAAAGCTAACAGATATATTAGTAACGATATTAATTTCCATCGTTTTTGGGATTGTATATAAAATTTGGGGTCCAGTGAGTGGGGTTATGAGCTCATTTGGACTACATATTGATGAGTTAGTATACGGTATGTGGTTCATTGCTGCTGCTGTTGCGTATTTAATTATTCGAAAAGCCGGTGTTGCATTTTTAGCAGAAGTGGCAGCGGCATCTGGTGAACTATTAATGGGGTCAGAATACGGTGTAATCGTACTAGTATACGGAATCGTACAAGGATTATTTGCAGAAGCAGTGTTTGCCTCCTTTCGCTATAAACGATTTGATCTATTAGTCGTTTCTCTTGCTGGAGCTAGTTCAGCGGTAGGGTCACTTTTATTAGATTTGTTCCGAGGATATTTATTAGATTTAGTATGGTGGAGTGTGACATTAAAAGTATTTTTCCGCATTGTAGGCGGCATTTTCTTCACCGGCTTTGTTGCGTATGCATTAGTGAAAGCATTAGAAAAAACAGGGGTAACGAAACTATTAAGACCAGCTAGTAAAGAAGATTATGAGTCTTTGAGTAAATAG
- a CDS encoding ABC transporter ATP-binding protein — translation MTQIKVENLRLKYAGDEMLFHDVSFSCKHGEKILFLGPSGCGKSTLLQVISGLIPTVMEVPMRADNIITPESWGYVFQDPDSQFCMPYVDEELAFVLENLAVPREKMDCKINYLLNEVGLELPHPHTKINELSGGMKQRLAIASVLAMEPDVLFLDEPTALLDPEGTKEVWDTIKRVGEEKTVIIVEHKLNYLLDWVERVVVFDDKGTIIADGATLEVFSQYKEKLKEYGIWYPGVWEEVIDPTNLNQNPEKGESIISLHDFQGFRGKECKISVEDVTFHKGQWTTIIGKNGAGKSTLLEAIRKLLKTNGELHYFGENYEEEVTFVFQNPEFQFVTHSVEEEIGYTLLRKGVSEVERNNKVEKLLDNFHLTHVRTKHPFELSTGQKRRLSVASAVVHRPSVLLLDEPTFGQDSRNTFSMLEWLQQLKEEGVCVVMVTHDEHIVEHFADKVLVVESGEVVEVIEKERSVHDAMVITS, via the coding sequence ATGACACAAATTAAAGTGGAAAATTTACGTCTAAAATATGCAGGGGATGAAATGCTTTTCCACGATGTCTCTTTTTCTTGTAAACACGGCGAGAAAATTTTGTTCCTCGGTCCTTCAGGGTGTGGGAAATCAACCCTATTACAGGTTATTTCTGGGTTAATACCGACTGTAATGGAAGTACCGATGCGTGCGGATAACATAATAACACCGGAGTCTTGGGGCTATGTGTTCCAAGACCCGGATTCTCAGTTTTGCATGCCTTATGTAGACGAGGAACTTGCATTTGTACTTGAAAATTTAGCGGTACCGAGAGAAAAAATGGACTGTAAAATAAATTACTTACTTAACGAAGTAGGCTTAGAGCTTCCACACCCCCACACGAAAATAAATGAACTGTCTGGTGGAATGAAACAAAGGCTAGCGATTGCTTCTGTGTTAGCAATGGAACCAGATGTTTTATTTTTAGATGAACCAACGGCGCTATTAGACCCAGAAGGAACAAAGGAAGTGTGGGACACAATTAAACGGGTAGGAGAAGAAAAGACAGTCATTATTGTCGAGCATAAATTAAACTATCTGTTAGATTGGGTAGAGCGTGTAGTCGTTTTTGACGATAAAGGAACAATCATAGCGGACGGAGCTACTTTAGAAGTTTTCTCGCAATACAAGGAAAAGTTAAAAGAATATGGCATTTGGTATCCCGGAGTTTGGGAGGAAGTGATTGATCCAACTAATTTAAACCAAAATCCAGAAAAGGGAGAATCGATTATATCTCTACACGATTTTCAGGGTTTTAGAGGAAAAGAGTGTAAAATTTCAGTGGAGGATGTTACGTTCCATAAAGGTCAATGGACAACGATTATCGGAAAAAATGGCGCAGGAAAAAGTACCCTATTAGAGGCGATTCGAAAGCTTTTAAAAACGAATGGTGAGCTTCATTATTTCGGTGAAAATTACGAAGAAGAAGTGACGTTTGTTTTTCAAAACCCTGAATTTCAATTTGTTACGCATTCCGTTGAAGAGGAAATCGGATATACGCTATTGCGAAAAGGTGTATCGGAAGTAGAGAGAAATAATAAAGTAGAAAAACTGCTCGACAATTTTCATTTAACACATGTACGAACAAAACACCCTTTCGAGCTTTCAACTGGACAAAAAAGACGGCTAAGTGTGGCATCAGCGGTTGTACATCGTCCGAGTGTACTCCTTTTAGATGAACCTACATTCGGCCAGGATAGTCGAAATACTTTTTCGATGCTTGAATGGTTACAACAGCTCAAAGAAGAGGGGGTATGTGTTGTGATGGTTACACATGATGAGCATATTGTTGAGCATTTTGCAGATAAAGTGTTAGTAGTGGAGAGTGGAGAAGTAGTAGAAGTAATAGAGAAAGAGAGGTCCGTACACGATGCAATGGTCATTACAAGTTAA